In one window of Motacilla alba alba isolate MOTALB_02 unplaced genomic scaffold, Motacilla_alba_V1.0_pri HiC_scaffold_28, whole genome shotgun sequence DNA:
- the PPP1R35 gene encoding protein phosphatase 1 regulatory subunit 35, producing the protein MPEEEEEEEEDEERGATLATPTPHSSARGGPGGAPPAPFDAPRAAAALLGSSFAARSALGGAAAAAMNVPHARRLFRGLVSLAVPPPPPGPRRGVPPAPPAPQVPGPRLAALAAPAGTGTGTGTGTAPWLPPPAPPEPPRARPRPPGAAFAMYRKLQQWGAG; encoded by the exons ATgccggaggaggaggaggaggaggaggaggatgaagagcGGGGGGCGACGCTGGCGACCCCCACCCCGCACAGCAGCGCCCGGGGCGGTCCCGGTGGGGCCCCCCCCGCCCCGTTCGACGCCCCCCGAGCGGCGGCCGCgctcctgggcagctccttcGCCGCCCGCTCGGCGCTGGggggggcggcggccgccg CCATGAACGTGCCGCACGCCCGGCGCCTCTTCCGCGGGCTCGTCAGCCTGGCCGTGCCCCCccccccgccggggccgcgcagGGGGGTcccgcccgcgccccccgccccgcag GTGCCCGGGCCGCGCCTGGCCGCGCTGGCCGCGCCCGCCgggaccggcaccggcaccgggaccggGACAGCGCCCTGGctgccgccccccgcgccccccgagccgccccgggcccgcccgcGCCCCCCCGGAGCCGCCTTCGCCATGTACCGGAaactgcagcagtggggagcGGGGTGA
- the LOC119696415 gene encoding TSC22 domain family protein 4-like gives MPPLLRLPPRAAPAAPGSASSACWRRGRCCGGAGGCAAISTSGTRPRGAARVPVPVPVLAGGSRCRWTPPRAGPAPHQPRSLGAFAQLVQQALPPKPPSPRPGGGAELSARLGLAGEESEDEGAGSGGSAIDNKIERAMDLVKSHLLLAVREEVEALREQIRELSERRAALERENRLLRALATPQQLARLPALPPPGPP, from the exons ATGCCTCCGCTTCTCCGCCTTCCTCCTCGGGCAGCCCCGGCGGCTCCCGGTTCCGCCTCGTCCGCCTGCTGGCGCCGGGGGAGGTgctgcggcggggccggtgGCTGTGCCGCGATTTCTACGAGCGGGACGCGTCCCCGCGGGGCGGCGcgggtgccggtgccggtgccggtgctgGCGGGAGGGTCCCGGTGTCGCTGGACgcccccccgggccgggcccgccccgcaCCAGCCGCGCTCGCTCGGGGCGTTCGCGCAGCTCGTGCAGCAG GCGCTGCCCCCCAAGCCGCCCTCGCCACGCCCAGGGGGCGGGGCCGAGCTCAGCGCGCGCCTGGGATTGGCCGGCGAGGAGAGCGAGGACGAGGG cgccggcagcggcggcagcgccaTCGACAACAAGATCGAGAGGGCCATG GACCTGGTGAAGTCGCACCTGCTGCTGGCGGTGCGGGAGGAGGTGGAGGCGCTGCGGGAGCAGATCCGGGAGCTGAGCGAGCGGCGCGCGGCGCTGGAGAGGGAGAACCGCCTGCTCCGGGCGCTGGCCACGCCGCAGCAGCTGGCCCGCCTGCCCGCCctgccgccgccggggccgccctga